In Marinitoga hydrogenitolerans DSM 16785, the genomic window TTTTATACCTTCAATTTCATCATAATTAGGTGTAACTGGAAAAACTTCATATCCTTTAGACACCAAATCTTTCAAAATTTTATAGCCAAATTTCGACTTATTAGTTGTTGCTCCAATTAACGCTATTTTTTTTATTTTGCTTACATCAAACACTTTTTATCCCTCCTCAAATTAAGGTTATAAAATAATACAACAACGGAACAGTTAAAACAGATAGTATAGTACTAATAAAAACTAATAAATTCCCAAGCGCTGGATTAATATTTAATTCTTCTGTGATAAATGAAACATTCATTCCTACTGGCATTCCTACTTCAATAACAAATATACCTGCTAAAATAGGATCCAGTTTTAAATACTTAACTAAAAACACTGCAATTATAGGAAAAAGTATTAATTTAAAAATTGTAGTGAGGATTGTATCATATAAATCATATATTTTTATTTTAATTCTTGACAATGAAACCCCTATATTAATTAAAATAATAACAATACTTGCATCTTTTATCATTTTTAAAGGTTCATATAAAACAAAAGGTAAATTATCCCAAAATAAACCATTAGCTCCTAATAACCAACCAATTAAAAATCCCCAAAGCATTGGAAGTTTCAACATATTTGTTAAACCTTTTTTTATATTTCCAGTTAATATAATTATTCCAATTGAAAAGGACAAAATTGTCATAACAATAACATAAATTACCGCTTTAGAAATATATTCATCACCAAATAAAGCACCTACAACTGGATATCCTAAATACCCTCCATTAGAGAACATAAGAGCAAATGATATTATCCCTCTTTCAGCTTTTATTAATCCGAATTTTTTTAAAATATATGGAACTATTATAGCTAATACAAATATTACAACATATCCCAAAAAATAGGCTTTTAATTCATTAAATGATGGAGGATTAGAATTAATAGCTGTAAAAGCTAATACATTTCCCGCTATCCATATTGTTATCTTATTTAAAATTTTATTGTCTAAATCAAAAAAAACTTTTCCAAGAACATATCCTAATAAAATAATTAGAAACAATGGCAAAATTTTAAACAATGTCAAAAAAAACAGCAAAAAAATCACCTCACTGATTTCAAAGCATATACCTCAGTTCCTATTCCAGTTAAAAAATCTAATAATTCCACATCTTGATTAAAAAGCCTTATACATCCATGCGAAATTCTTTTTCCAATTTCCCATGGTTTAGTTGTTCCATGAATACCATATTGTTCTTTAGATAATTGCAACCATCTACTCCCAACACCATTAATAATAGAACCTGGTTTTATATACTCTCCATACCAATATAATGCCGGCTCTTTTTCTTTATACATTATTCTATAATATCCAGGAGGTGTTGCGTCACTTCTTCCAACTGCTGCCGGAAAAGTTAAAACTTTTTTACCTAAATAATATAAATTAAGAATAGATTTATCAAGATCAATAGTTATTATCAAAGGACTTTCACCAAATCTAAGTTTACCAATCTTTAATAATTGGCCTGGATAAATAGTTTTAGGATCTGAAATATTATTATATAATATTATTTCTCCTGGCTTGACATTATATTTTCTCGCTATTTTGTATATTGAATCTCCTTTTTTTACAAGATAATTATCAATAAATTCTACTCTAAATGTTGCCCCTTTTAAATTTGACGAGGAATAAAACCAATCTTTTTTAAAAAATTTTATTATTTTTTCTCTCTCAATATCATATTTATTTAAATACAAAACTTTAATTTCATGAAATCCATCATCCATATTTTCAGGTAAATAATATAAATTATTCTCACTATTATATATTTTTATTTTATCATCAAGAAACACTTCTTTTATTTTAAATCTACTATTAGAATTATTAACTAAAACTCCTTTCCAACCATCTAAAGTTTCTATAGTGGAAACTTCCAATTTAACTTCATCGAAAAATTCTTTAATTTCAATGAATTTTTTTATTTTTATTATTTTTCTCCCATTCAATGAATCATATTCCATTTCAAAGTCTAAAATATCATTTTTACTAAAATCATTAATATTTATTTTTATATCAATATAGGTTGGACTATAAGAGTATTTTGGTCTCACTCTAAAACCAACATCACTTAAAAAAATTTTAGGATTTATTATTCTTTCTTTAGTAATTATTCTTAAATAAATAATATTATTCCGAAATTTTAAAAACGATATTTCAGGCTTTGATAAAACCACTATTTGAAATATAATCAATAATCCTAAAAGCAATATCTTTTTTTGTAGATTTTTCAACATGGGTAACATCTCCCATTTTATTTATTATATAAGTTTCATTTAAATCTGAATCAAACCCTATATCTTTTTTAGATACATCATTAGCAATTATAATATCACAGTTTTTTTCTATTAATTTTTTCTTTGCATAATCTAATAAGTTATTTGTTTCGGCTGCAAAACCAATTAACAATTGTGATTCTTTTTTTACTTCTCCTAATTCTTTAAGAATATCAGGATTCTTTATTAATTGGAGAGTTATTTCTCCACTATCTTTTTTTATTTTCACATCAGAATAATTTTTCACCTTAAAATCTGAAACTGCCGCGGTCATAATTATAATATCCGAATTTTGATAATATTTCATCACCGCATTTCTCATTTCATCTGCTGTTTTTACACTAATAAATTTTTTTAAAATATAAGGTGGATTTACAGATGTAGGTCCTGAAATTAATACAACATTTGCTCCTCTATATGAAAACGATCTTGCCAATTCATACCCCATTTTCCCGCTAGATCTATTTGTTATATTTCTAACTGGATCTATTGGCTCTATTGTAGGTCCTGCTGTTATTAATACATTTTTCCCTTTCATATCTTTTTTCGTTAATGAATATTCTAAAAATTCTAATATCATCTTATTTTCTGGATATCTGCCTTTTCCTATTTCTCCACAAGCCAAATGACCTATTTCTGGTTCAACGATAATCCATCCATCTTTTTTTAAAATTTCTAAATTTCTTTGTAAAGCAGGAGATTCATACATTCTTGTATTCATTGTTGGAACCAAAATTTTAGCTTCTTTTCTAAATGCAAGTGCTATCAAAGACAACAAATCATCTGCAAAACCATTTGCAATTTTAGCTATTATATTAGCAGTAGCTGGAGCAATAATCAAAGCATCAGATTGCATAGATAATTGCGTGTGTGGAATCCATCCATCTTTAACTTCATTAAAATAATCAGAGTATACTGCACAATTGCCAACCGCTGAAAAAACTACAGGAGAAATCATCTTCTTTGCATCTTCAGTTAAGACTATATTTAAATCCACTTTTAATTTTCTCAATTTTGAAGATAAATCTACTGCTTTATAAATAGCAATACCACTACTTACACCTAAAATTATTTTTTTATTTTCCAAAATATTCATTAATATACACCTCAGCTTTTCTTAGACGAGTAATAACTCTAATCTTTCCTAATACAGAAATTGACTCAAATAAACCTGGAGTAACAAGTTTACCTAAAACAGATCCTCTTATTATCTGAAATGTGTTTTTCTTAGAAGTAAATTTTAGTTCAGCAATTTCTCTAACTGTTTTTTCAACATTTTCCAGTGAATAGTCTTCTAATTTTTCAAATTTTTCAATTGATACTTTAATTACATCTTTAGCCCATTCTTTCTTTAAATATTTTTCAACAAACCTTTCTTCATAATTAAAATCATCAATAAAAAAATTATACATAAATTCTTTCAATTGTTTAAATGTATTTATTTTTTCTCTACAAATCCCCAATACTTTTAAAGAATATTCTTTATTTTCTGATATTATATTTTCTGTTTTATAATCCTCAGTATATTTTAACCATTCAATAAATTCAAAATATACGCCATTAATATCCTTTTCTCTTAAATGTTTCCCACATATCCATTCTAACTTTTCATAATCAAATATTACACCTTTATTGGATATTTTTTCTGGAGAAAAACTATTTATTTTATCCTTAAATTTAAATATCTCATTATCCACTGTCCATCCTAATAATGCTAAATAGTTCATCAAAGCATCTTTTAATATTCCTTCTTTTCTAAAATAATCAACAGTTGTACCTCCATGTCTTTTACTTAATGGTTTCCTATCATTACCTAAAATCAAAGGAATATGCATAAATTTAGGAATTTCCCATCCTAAAGCGTTATAAATCATTATTTGTTTTTGTGTATTAGAAATATGATCTTCTCCTCTAATTACATGAGTTATATGCATAAAATGATCATCAATAACAACAGTAAAATTATATACAGGTATTCCATTTGAACGTAAGATAATAAAGTCCTCTATTAAATTATTTCTAAATTGAATTCTCCCCTTTAATAAATCATTAAATTCTGTATTTATATTTTTATTCACTTTGAATTTAACTACTATACTCTCATCTTTGTATTTTTCCGGATATTCTTTAGAAACATGTATTATATTATTATTTTTATCATAAACAGCATAATAAGCCATATTTTTTTCAATTAGCAAATTAATATACTTCTTGTAAAGTTTTATTCTTTCACTTTGCCTATATGGGCCAAAATCCCCACCAATATCTGGACCTTCATCCCAATCTAAACCACACCATTTTAATGCTTCTATTATACTTTCTTCATATTCCTTAGTGGACCTTTCTAAATCTGTATCTTCAATTCTTAAAACAAATTTGCCATTATATTTTTTAGCAAATAACCAATTAAATAAAGCTGTTCTAACACCACCAACATGTAAATTTCCCGTAGGACTTGGAGCAAATCTTAGTCTAACCATAATCGTCCTCCTAAAGTTTGCGTTCAAATTTTTTTAATAGGTTTTCTAAATCCATTAAATTATCAACAATATGTATTTCTGATAATTTTCTGTTATCTAAAAATTTTCCTTCAATTAAAATGTTCTGAATTCTATCAGTCCAACCACCAGTTCCTTTTAATAAAATAATTGGCTTTTTATTAGCGTATGATCCCAATATTTCAATTCCGGTACCTATTTCACCACCTATACTAACAACAACATCCACACTTTTCACAAGAATATATGACCTCATTGAAAAATCTAAACCTGTTTTAATTGAAACATCAAGATATTCATTACCCTCTATTTCCCAAGGTAATATGCCTATACTTTTTCCGCCAAATTTTTTATTAGCTTTAGAAACAATTTCCATCACGCCATTTCTTCCACCACTAAACAAAATCCAATTATTTTTTGCAATCATTTTTCCAACTTCAAAAACAATATTTTCTAATGGTTTAATTGGTTCTTGCTGTGGATCTCCAGAATAACCTATAACAGCTATATTCATTAAATCACCATCCCAAATAATTTTCAATTACGGCTCTATCTTTTAATACAATTTCTGGTTCA contains:
- a CDS encoding L,D-transpeptidase family protein; translation: MLKNLQKKILLLGLLIIFQIVVLSKPEISFLKFRNNIIYLRIITKERIINPKIFLSDVGFRVRPKYSYSPTYIDIKININDFSKNDILDFEMEYDSLNGRKIIKIKKFIEIKEFFDEVKLEVSTIETLDGWKGVLVNNSNSRFKIKEVFLDDKIKIYNSENNLYYLPENMDDGFHEIKVLYLNKYDIEREKIIKFFKKDWFYSSSNLKGATFRVEFIDNYLVKKGDSIYKIARKYNVKPGEIILYNNISDPKTIYPGQLLKIGKLRFGESPLIITIDLDKSILNLYYLGKKVLTFPAAVGRSDATPPGYYRIMYKEKEPALYWYGEYIKPGSIINGVGSRWLQLSKEQYGIHGTTKPWEIGKRISHGCIRLFNQDVELLDFLTGIGTEVYALKSVR
- the coaBC gene encoding bifunctional phosphopantothenoylcysteine decarboxylase/phosphopantothenate--cysteine ligase CoaBC, producing the protein MNILENKKIILGVSSGIAIYKAVDLSSKLRKLKVDLNIVLTEDAKKMISPVVFSAVGNCAVYSDYFNEVKDGWIPHTQLSMQSDALIIAPATANIIAKIANGFADDLLSLIALAFRKEAKILVPTMNTRMYESPALQRNLEILKKDGWIIVEPEIGHLACGEIGKGRYPENKMILEFLEYSLTKKDMKGKNVLITAGPTIEPIDPVRNITNRSSGKMGYELARSFSYRGANVVLISGPTSVNPPYILKKFISVKTADEMRNAVMKYYQNSDIIIMTAAVSDFKVKNYSDVKIKKDSGEITLQLIKNPDILKELGEVKKESQLLIGFAAETNNLLDYAKKKLIEKNCDIIIANDVSKKDIGFDSDLNETYIINKMGDVTHVEKSTKKDIAFRIIDYISNSGFIKA
- the gltX gene encoding glutamate--tRNA ligase, which gives rise to MVRLRFAPSPTGNLHVGGVRTALFNWLFAKKYNGKFVLRIEDTDLERSTKEYEESIIEALKWCGLDWDEGPDIGGDFGPYRQSERIKLYKKYINLLIEKNMAYYAVYDKNNNIIHVSKEYPEKYKDESIVVKFKVNKNINTEFNDLLKGRIQFRNNLIEDFIILRSNGIPVYNFTVVIDDHFMHITHVIRGEDHISNTQKQIMIYNALGWEIPKFMHIPLILGNDRKPLSKRHGGTTVDYFRKEGILKDALMNYLALLGWTVDNEIFKFKDKINSFSPEKISNKGVIFDYEKLEWICGKHLREKDINGVYFEFIEWLKYTEDYKTENIISENKEYSLKVLGICREKINTFKQLKEFMYNFFIDDFNYEERFVEKYLKKEWAKDVIKVSIEKFEKLEDYSLENVEKTVREIAELKFTSKKNTFQIIRGSVLGKLVTPGLFESISVLGKIRVITRLRKAEVYINEYFGK
- a CDS encoding AEC family transporter, whose amino-acid sequence is MLFFLTLFKILPLFLIILLGYVLGKVFFDLDNKILNKITIWIAGNVLAFTAINSNPPSFNELKAYFLGYVVIFVLAIIVPYILKKFGLIKAERGIISFALMFSNGGYLGYPVVGALFGDEYISKAVIYVIVMTILSFSIGIIILTGNIKKGLTNMLKLPMLWGFLIGWLLGANGLFWDNLPFVLYEPLKMIKDASIVIILINIGVSLSRIKIKIYDLYDTILTTIFKLILFPIIAVFLVKYLKLDPILAGIFVIEVGMPVGMNVSFITEELNINPALGNLLVFISTILSVLTVPLLYYFITLI
- a CDS encoding TIGR00725 family protein; this translates as MNIAVIGYSGDPQQEPIKPLENIVFEVGKMIAKNNWILFSGGRNGVMEIVSKANKKFGGKSIGILPWEIEGNEYLDVSIKTGLDFSMRSYILVKSVDVVVSIGGEIGTGIEILGSYANKKPIILLKGTGGWTDRIQNILIEGKFLDNRKLSEIHIVDNLMDLENLLKKFERKL